A genomic window from Acidobacteriota bacterium includes:
- a CDS encoding 6-carboxytetrahydropterin synthase yields the protein MLRLIRRYTFSAGHRLSRTQWDPERNRRVYGRCANPHGHGHNYTLWVAIAGEVDPASGMIADLAELDRVVRRQVVDRLDHRFINDEIPDFRDQVPTSENLCRWIWSALQPAAPGRLATITLQETDTNSFEYSGP from the coding sequence ATGCTCCGCCTGATCCGGCGTTACACCTTCTCGGCGGGCCACCGCCTGAGCCGGACCCAGTGGGACCCGGAGCGGAACCGCCGCGTCTACGGCCGCTGCGCCAATCCCCACGGCCACGGCCACAACTACACGCTCTGGGTGGCAATCGCCGGCGAGGTGGACCCCGCCAGCGGGATGATCGCGGACCTGGCCGAGCTGGACCGGGTGGTGCGCCGCCAGGTCGTGGACCGGCTGGATCACCGCTTCATCAACGACGAAATCCCCGACTTCCGCGACCAGGTGCCCACGTCGGAGAACTTGTGCCGGTGGATCTGGTCGGCCCTGCAGCCGGCGGCGCCGGGGCGGCTCGCGACGATCACCCTCCAGGAGACCGACACCAACAGCTTTGAGTATTCCGGACCGTGA
- a CDS encoding 6-carboxytetrahydropterin synthase, which produces MILITKTVTFCAAHRYWQAAWDEAKNRAVFGPCANPHGHGHNYRLELSLAGEPNPETGMIIDLKDVKAILEQTVLDHLDHRFLNQDIPHFQTTIPTTENLVLYIRDLLQPVFRGARVHRIRLWESDDLGVEWTAEAPCSA; this is translated from the coding sequence ATGATCCTCATCACCAAGACCGTGACCTTCTGCGCCGCCCACCGTTACTGGCAGGCGGCTTGGGACGAGGCGAAGAACCGTGCCGTGTTCGGGCCGTGCGCCAATCCGCACGGCCACGGGCACAACTACCGCCTGGAGCTGTCGCTGGCGGGTGAGCCGAACCCCGAAACCGGCATGATCATCGACCTGAAGGACGTCAAGGCCATCCTGGAACAGACGGTGCTGGACCACTTGGACCACCGGTTTCTCAACCAGGACATCCCCCATTTCCAGACCACCATCCCCACCACCGAGAATCTGGTGCTGTACATCCGCGACCTCCTGCAGCCGGTCTTCCGGGGCGCACGGGTCCACCGCATCCGGCTGTGGGAGAGCGACGACCTGGGCGTGGAATGGACCGCGGAGGCGCCATGCTCCGCCTGA